The following are from one region of the Melaminivora suipulveris genome:
- the accD gene encoding acetyl-CoA carboxylase, carboxyltransferase subunit beta — MSWLEKLLPSKIQQTDPAERRQMPEGLWIKCPSCETVLYKNDLEANQNVCPKCGHHHRIGARARLNAFLDGEGRYEIGQEVLPVDALKFKDSRKYPERLKEALENTGETDALVVMGGAVKSINVVVACFEFDFMGGSMGSVVGERFVRGVEAAIEQKVPFICFTATGGARMQEGLLSLMQMAKTNAALTRLAKKGLPYISVLTDPTMGGVSAGFAFVGDIVMAEPRALIGFAGPRVIESTVRVTLPEGFQRAEFLQTKGAVDMIVDRRELRDTVAHSLAMLQRLPADAVA, encoded by the coding sequence ATGTCCTGGCTTGAAAAACTCCTGCCCTCCAAGATCCAGCAGACCGACCCGGCCGAGCGCCGCCAGATGCCCGAGGGGCTGTGGATCAAGTGCCCCAGCTGCGAGACGGTGCTCTACAAGAACGACCTGGAAGCCAACCAGAACGTCTGCCCCAAGTGCGGCCACCACCACCGCATCGGCGCGCGCGCGCGCCTGAACGCCTTCCTGGACGGCGAGGGCCGCTACGAGATCGGGCAGGAAGTTCTGCCCGTCGACGCCCTGAAGTTCAAGGACAGCCGCAAGTACCCCGAGCGCCTGAAGGAGGCGCTGGAGAACACCGGCGAGACCGACGCGCTGGTCGTCATGGGCGGTGCCGTCAAAAGCATCAACGTGGTCGTTGCCTGCTTCGAGTTCGACTTCATGGGCGGCTCCATGGGCTCGGTGGTGGGCGAGCGCTTCGTGCGCGGGGTGGAGGCGGCCATCGAGCAGAAGGTGCCCTTCATCTGCTTCACCGCCACCGGCGGCGCGCGCATGCAGGAAGGCCTGCTGTCGCTGATGCAGATGGCCAAGACCAACGCGGCGCTCACGCGATTGGCGAAAAAAGGTCTGCCCTACATCAGCGTGCTCACCGACCCGACCATGGGCGGCGTGTCGGCCGGCTTTGCCTTTGTGGGTGACATCGTGATGGCCGAGCCCCGCGCGCTGATCGGCTTTGCCGGCCCGCGCGTGATCGAGTCCACCGTGCGCGTGACCCTGCCCGAGGGGTTCCAGCGCGCCGAGTTCCTGCAAACCAAGGGCGCGGTGGACATGATCGTCGACCGGCGCGAACTGCGCGACACCGTGGCGCACAGCCTGGCGATGCTGCAGCGCCTGCCGGCCGATGCGGTCGCGTGA
- a CDS encoding ABC transporter ATP-binding protein/permease yields MLIAIGSAMQLVAFSWVLWNISHLLVYVLVLYTSLGTWITVKVFGAPLMRLNFFQLRREADFRFSLVRVRENAESIAFHRGEKAELRQVRGRFAQAFRNTQQLLKKQFNLNFFQQAYNQLAILLPNVLIADLVLSGQLEVGDAIKAAGAFLAVLSAVSLIIDNFEGLSRFTAGIERIQGLMEALPGRESEPDPTPGAAKVTPLMPRRRANTIRSSDSERLCLRGVHLHTPDFSRLLVRGLSFTLHGGDALLIVGESGSGKSSLLRAIAGLWRSGQGSIQRPPAAQSLFLPQQPYMQIGSLRTQLLYPQLDREVDDAVLLQALVDVNLPRLAERSGGLDAEVDWGRTLSLGEQQRLAFARVLIARPRFVILDEATSALDAANEARLYQRLLDDGATLVSIAHRPAVLDYHTHVLQLTGDGGWTLHEAEDFEFDSGGGSRAARGHAAVGAADAQARPHSAKAAA; encoded by the coding sequence ATGCAGCTGGTAGCCTTCAGCTGGGTGCTGTGGAACATCTCGCACCTGCTGGTGTACGTGCTGGTGCTCTACACCTCGCTGGGCACCTGGATCACCGTGAAGGTGTTCGGTGCCCCGCTGATGCGGCTGAATTTCTTCCAACTGCGGCGCGAGGCGGATTTCCGCTTCAGCCTGGTGCGCGTGCGCGAGAACGCCGAGTCCATCGCCTTCCATCGCGGCGAAAAAGCCGAGCTGCGCCAAGTGCGCGGCCGCTTCGCCCAGGCGTTTCGCAACACGCAGCAACTGCTGAAAAAACAGTTCAACCTGAATTTCTTCCAGCAGGCCTACAACCAGCTGGCCATCCTGCTGCCCAACGTGCTGATCGCCGACCTGGTGTTGTCGGGCCAGCTGGAGGTGGGCGATGCCATCAAGGCCGCGGGTGCCTTTCTGGCGGTGCTGAGCGCCGTGTCGCTGATCATCGACAACTTCGAGGGCCTGAGCCGCTTCACCGCCGGCATCGAGCGCATCCAGGGCTTGATGGAGGCGTTGCCCGGCCGCGAATCCGAGCCTGATCCCACGCCGGGCGCGGCCAAGGTCACGCCGCTGATGCCGCGCCGGCGCGCGAACACCATCCGCAGCAGCGACTCCGAGCGGCTGTGCCTGCGCGGCGTGCACCTGCACACGCCGGATTTCTCGCGCCTGCTGGTGCGCGGCCTGAGCTTCACCCTGCACGGCGGCGATGCGCTGCTGATCGTCGGTGAAAGCGGCAGCGGCAAGAGTTCGTTGCTGCGCGCCATCGCCGGCCTGTGGCGCTCGGGACAGGGCAGCATCCAGCGTCCGCCTGCGGCGCAGAGCCTGTTCCTGCCGCAGCAGCCCTACATGCAAATTGGCAGCCTGCGCACGCAGCTGCTGTATCCACAGCTCGACCGTGAGGTGGACGATGCCGTCCTGCTGCAGGCGCTGGTCGATGTGAACCTGCCCAGGCTGGCCGAGCGCAGCGGCGGGCTGGATGCCGAGGTGGACTGGGGCCGCACCCTGTCTCTGGGCGAGCAGCAGCGCCTGGCCTTTGCGCGCGTACTGATCGCGCGGCCGCGCTTCGTCATCCTGGACGAGGCCACGAGCGCGCTGGACGCGGCCAACGAGGCCCGGCTCTACCAGCGCCTGCTGGACGATGGCGCGACACTGGTCAGCATCGCCCACCGCCCGGCCGTGCTGGACTACCACACGCACGTGCTCCAGCTGACGGGCGACGGCGGCTGGACGCTGCACGAGGCGGAGGACTTTGAGTTCGACAGCGGCGGCGGCAGCCGTGCCGCGCGCGGGCACGCGGCCGTTGGCGCGGCCGACGCGCAGGCAAGGCCCCACTCGGCGAAAGCGGCTGCCTGA